One part of the Dyadobacter sp. 676 genome encodes these proteins:
- a CDS encoding type II toxin-antitoxin system VapC family toxin, which produces MNQAYLWDTSIAVYYLQQHLPPYVEKIMDEIAENTRICFSVITEIELFSWKTGTPFDFDFVNLFVDLSFLFEVEKEIRKKAAELRRQHNLELPDAIIAATAVVHGLTLITNNTVDFARIENLRLLNPFDPQ; this is translated from the coding sequence GTTTATTATCTCCAACAGCATCTTCCTCCCTATGTGGAGAAGATAATGGATGAGATTGCCGAAAATACGCGAATCTGCTTCTCGGTAATCACCGAAATCGAATTATTCAGCTGGAAAACAGGTACCCCGTTTGACTTTGATTTCGTCAATCTCTTTGTAGATCTGTCGTTTTTATTTGAAGTCGAAAAGGAAATCAGAAAAAAAGCAGCGGAGCTACGGAGGCAACACAATTTGGAATTACCCGATGCCATTATTGCCGCAACGGCGGTAGTGCATGGCCTCACGCTGATTACAAACAATACGGTAGATTTCGCCAGAATCGAAAACCTGCGCCTGCTCAATCCATTCGACCCGCAGTAG
- a CDS encoding LexA family transcriptional regulator, translating to MAIDEEFRRFKQVREELNLTQAAFAEELGIGATTADIERGRTRIPGQVVKELLKKYHINPLWLFGESSQKYLYTDKVFVNPKVVTVDRTGKDNIVLVSAKAAAGYPNNIGDAQWFEALPAFTIPLPEYRNATFRGFQVDGDSMTPVLQSGEWIWARAVDDWDGLSDKNMYVVVTVDSVLVKKIRKEKDSAFVNLISLNPDYAPIRVDHNDIREIWQVNSKLSFDLEPDNQQVSLQSLHHEMRELREEVKKLAK from the coding sequence ATGGCTATCGATGAAGAATTCAGGCGTTTCAAGCAGGTCAGGGAAGAGCTTAATCTGACGCAGGCGGCATTTGCCGAAGAACTCGGCATCGGTGCCACCACTGCCGACATCGAGCGCGGGCGTACGCGCATACCCGGGCAGGTCGTGAAGGAACTGCTCAAAAAATACCACATTAACCCACTATGGCTGTTCGGGGAAAGTTCGCAAAAGTACCTTTATACGGATAAGGTCTTCGTCAATCCGAAAGTGGTGACGGTTGACCGGACGGGCAAGGACAACATCGTGCTGGTAAGTGCGAAAGCGGCCGCCGGTTATCCCAACAACATCGGCGACGCGCAATGGTTTGAAGCGCTGCCGGCCTTCACGATTCCGCTGCCGGAGTATCGTAATGCTACATTTAGGGGGTTTCAGGTGGATGGCGACAGTATGACACCGGTGTTGCAATCCGGGGAATGGATTTGGGCCCGGGCGGTGGATGATTGGGATGGGCTGAGTGACAAGAATATGTACGTAGTGGTGACTGTCGACAGTGTGCTGGTCAAGAAAATCAGGAAGGAAAAGGATTCGGCTTTTGTAAACCTTATATCCCTTAACCCGGATTATGCGCCCATCCGCGTTGACCACAACGATATCCGCGAAATTTGGCAAGTCAACAGCAAACTGTCTTTCGACCTTGAACCGGATAATCAGCAGGTAAGCCTGCAAAGCCTGCACCATGAAATGCGGGAGCTGCGGGAAGAAGTAAAGAAGCTGGCGAAATAA
- the dinB gene encoding DNA polymerase IV, with the protein MDRAILHFDLDTFFVSVERKQDKRLENRPILVGGTGDRGVVAACSYETRRFGVHSGMPMKMARMLCPEATVIRGNGETYSKHSKEVSEIISQSVPVFEKASIDEFYADLSGMDKYHDCYGLASDLRQRIIRETGLPISFGLATNKLVSKVATGEAKPNNQLKVDAGQEKPFLAPMKVQKIPMVGEKMGQTLNNLGIRYVKTIQEMPMEVMGQVFGKNGIALWNRANGRDDSPIVPFHERKSISSERTFGRDTGDVRKMREMVRAMAETLAFQLRTGNKLTSCVSVKIRYSDFNTFSKQLKIAYTSADHVLIPHVERLFDQLYNRRMMVRLVGVNFSDLVTGNYQINLFDDTEERLNLYQAMDYIKTKYAYNKDGDQILTWASTMGISDIGAMGNPFNGEPPIIPAHRNA; encoded by the coding sequence GTGGACCGTGCGATATTACATTTCGATCTGGATACCTTCTTCGTCTCGGTGGAGCGCAAGCAGGATAAACGGCTGGAAAACAGGCCGATCCTTGTCGGCGGAACGGGCGACAGGGGCGTTGTAGCGGCGTGCAGCTACGAAACGAGGCGATTCGGTGTGCATTCGGGCATGCCGATGAAAATGGCGCGAATGCTATGCCCCGAGGCGACGGTAATACGTGGAAACGGGGAAACGTATTCGAAGCATTCCAAAGAAGTTAGCGAAATCATTAGCCAGAGTGTGCCGGTGTTCGAGAAAGCAAGTATCGATGAGTTTTACGCGGATTTGTCGGGGATGGACAAATACCATGACTGTTATGGCCTGGCAAGCGACCTCCGCCAGCGCATTATCCGCGAAACCGGCTTGCCCATTTCATTCGGTCTGGCAACGAACAAGCTGGTTTCCAAGGTAGCCACCGGCGAAGCGAAACCCAATAACCAGCTGAAAGTGGACGCCGGACAGGAAAAACCGTTCCTGGCGCCTATGAAAGTGCAAAAAATCCCGATGGTGGGCGAAAAAATGGGCCAGACGCTCAACAATCTGGGCATACGGTACGTCAAAACGATCCAGGAAATGCCTATGGAGGTAATGGGGCAGGTTTTCGGTAAAAACGGTATTGCCTTGTGGAACCGCGCCAACGGGCGCGACGACTCTCCCATTGTTCCTTTTCACGAACGCAAATCCATTTCCAGCGAGCGGACGTTCGGGCGCGATACCGGTGATGTACGTAAAATGCGGGAAATGGTGCGGGCAATGGCGGAAACGCTGGCATTCCAGCTCCGGACCGGCAATAAACTCACCTCCTGTGTTTCGGTAAAGATCCGCTATTCCGATTTTAACACATTTTCAAAACAATTGAAAATAGCCTATACCTCAGCAGACCACGTCCTGATCCCGCATGTAGAAAGGCTTTTCGACCAGCTCTATAACCGGCGGATGATGGTACGGCTCGTGGGGGTGAATTTCAGCGACCTGGTGACGGGAAATTACCAGATCAACCTGTTCGATGATACCGAAGAACGCCTGAACCTTTACCAGGCCATGGATTACATCAAAACCAAATACGCCTACAATAAAGACGGCGACCAGATACTGACCTGGGCCAGTACCATGGGAATTTCCGACATCGGGGCTATGGGAAACCCGTTCAACGGGGAACCGCCCATTATCCCGGCACACAGGAATGCCTGA
- a CDS encoding HigA family addiction module antitoxin, whose product METLNNIHPGEVLLKEFLEPMGISAYRLARETGIPQTRISEIVKGRRRITADTALRFSKYFGTTPKFWLGLQDDYDIEEGQHLISEELNEIKTLQSGVA is encoded by the coding sequence ATGGAAACACTAAACAATATTCATCCCGGTGAGGTCCTGCTGAAGGAATTTCTAGAACCAATGGGTATTTCTGCTTATCGATTGGCCAGGGAGACTGGTATTCCCCAGACCCGCATTAGCGAGATCGTCAAAGGGCGAAGACGTATTACGGCTGATACAGCATTGCGTTTCAGCAAATACTTCGGCACGACGCCCAAATTCTGGCTTGGCTTGCAGGATGATTATGATATCGAAGAAGGACAGCATTTGATTTCCGAGGAATTGAATGAAATAAAAACTTTGCAGTCGGGCGTTGCCTGA
- a CDS encoding type II toxin-antitoxin system RelE/ParE family toxin, which translates to MIVSFSSKETEKIWLGERVAKLPLEIQQVGRRKLRMLHNSQNLADLRIPPSNRLEKLSGNLREFYSIRINDQWRIVFKWSDGNAVEVKIVDYH; encoded by the coding sequence ATGATCGTAAGCTTTTCTTCGAAGGAAACCGAAAAAATATGGCTCGGCGAGCGGGTTGCTAAGTTGCCGTTGGAAATCCAGCAGGTTGGGAGACGGAAGCTAAGAATGCTTCATAACTCACAAAACCTTGCGGATTTACGTATTCCTCCATCAAACCGGCTGGAAAAGCTCTCCGGAAATCTGAGAGAATTTTACAGCATTCGTATCAATGATCAGTGGCGGATTGTGTTTAAATGGTCAGATGGTAATGCTGTTGAGGTTAAAATTGTTGATTATCATTAA
- the dnaE gene encoding DNA polymerase III subunit alpha, with product MLLNCHSYFSLRFGTIPEDDLLALCRENGYDCVALTDINNTSGCLNFIRMAPRFDIKPIVGIDFRNGVTQQFVALAKNNSGFQAMNAYLSARKMAGAPFPDRAPEMEHVAVIYPFEKLNKERREQFGPDEYIGISMQELGKLHYSPLQRFMSRMVIQQPLTFRNRKDFNAHRLLRAIDENTLLSKLAASQTGREDEQIVQAKVLEYHFEQKDFHIILENTRKLMDECNIHFTFGSERGHQNLKVFGKNEEDDFKRLRSMSYEALGYRYGDNITDEIFDRIAKELEMIRQQNFVPFFLVNHDIVSYARRKGYYYVGRGSGANSIIAYLLNITNVDPIELDLYFERFINLHRKNPPDFDIDFSWRDREDVTRYIFDTYGKNGQAALLATYSTFQHNAAVRELGKVFGLPPYEIEALANGKYDPKKLDQLAGLVIKYADYLQTNNQPNHLSIHAGGILISERPMHYFTATDVPPKGFPTTQFDMVIAEDVGLNKYDILGQRGLAKIKETLEIIRYNRPEAADFDINDVKKFKTDPKINDLIRQAQCIGCFYVESPAMRMLLKKLEVDNYLGLVAASSIIRPGVAKSGMMREYILRHRHPERRNEAHPRLLELMEETYGIMVYQEDVIKVAHYFAGLTLGEADVIRRGMSGKFRGREEFERVKKKYFKNCRSKGYDETMTMEVWNQIASFAGFAFAKGHSASYAVESYQTLFLKAYFPLEFLVAVLNNGGGFYAPELYIHEARMLGALVHAPCVNHSDAHATIEGNEIYLGMQFLNDLEARTIERILSARRQDGPFTSLNDFLDRVPISIEQLTILIRIDAFRFTGIGKKTLLWKAHFRLSTTPVKVPQKQLFHTEIKDFELPEFHSSILDDAYDQIELLGFPLCSPFNLLKNPLPKSVMSRDLHHYVNQEVVQYGYLVALKNTRTARGESMQFGTFLDYEGQFIDTVHFPTAAARVNASVKGVYKIRGIVTEEFGFLTVEVSEITRVESAAR from the coding sequence ATGTTACTCAACTGTCACTCATATTTCAGCCTCCGGTTCGGGACTATCCCCGAGGACGACCTGCTTGCGCTTTGCAGGGAAAACGGTTATGACTGCGTCGCACTCACCGATATAAACAACACATCGGGATGCCTCAACTTTATACGGATGGCTCCCAGATTCGACATCAAACCCATTGTCGGGATCGACTTCCGGAATGGCGTAACACAGCAGTTTGTGGCGCTGGCAAAGAACAACAGCGGTTTTCAGGCGATGAATGCGTATTTATCGGCCCGGAAAATGGCAGGCGCCCCCTTCCCTGACCGTGCACCGGAAATGGAGCACGTGGCGGTCATTTATCCTTTTGAAAAACTCAACAAGGAACGACGCGAACAATTCGGGCCGGACGAGTATATCGGTATTTCGATGCAGGAGCTTGGAAAGCTGCATTACTCTCCCTTGCAACGCTTTATGAGCAGAATGGTGATTCAGCAGCCGTTAACTTTCCGGAACAGGAAGGATTTCAATGCGCACCGGTTACTGCGTGCCATTGACGAAAATACATTATTGAGCAAACTGGCCGCTTCGCAAACCGGTCGCGAAGACGAGCAGATCGTGCAAGCGAAGGTCCTCGAATACCATTTCGAACAAAAGGACTTTCACATAATACTGGAAAACACCCGAAAACTGATGGATGAATGCAATATCCATTTCACTTTCGGTAGCGAACGGGGGCACCAGAACCTGAAAGTGTTCGGCAAAAACGAAGAAGACGATTTCAAAAGGCTCCGCTCGATGAGCTACGAGGCACTTGGTTACCGTTACGGCGACAACATTACCGACGAGATTTTTGACCGCATCGCCAAAGAATTGGAAATGATCCGGCAACAGAATTTTGTGCCGTTTTTCCTGGTAAACCATGATATCGTAAGCTACGCACGTCGCAAAGGCTATTATTACGTCGGCCGGGGCAGCGGCGCAAACAGCATCATCGCCTATTTGCTCAATATCACTAACGTCGACCCGATCGAGCTGGACTTGTATTTCGAACGGTTTATCAACCTTCACCGTAAAAATCCGCCCGATTTCGATATCGATTTTTCCTGGCGCGACCGTGAGGACGTTACCCGTTACATCTTCGACACCTACGGTAAAAACGGCCAGGCCGCATTGCTGGCAACTTACAGCACGTTTCAGCATAATGCCGCCGTGCGCGAACTCGGCAAGGTGTTTGGCTTACCTCCCTACGAAATCGAAGCGCTGGCGAACGGAAAGTACGATCCCAAAAAGCTGGATCAGCTTGCGGGACTTGTAATTAAATATGCCGATTACCTGCAAACCAACAATCAGCCGAACCATCTGAGTATCCATGCCGGCGGTATCCTGATCTCGGAGCGGCCCATGCATTATTTCACGGCCACGGACGTCCCGCCGAAAGGCTTTCCTACCACTCAGTTCGACATGGTGATTGCGGAGGATGTGGGGTTGAACAAATACGATATCCTGGGCCAGCGCGGTCTTGCGAAAATCAAAGAAACACTCGAAATCATCCGTTATAACCGTCCGGAAGCGGCTGATTTCGATATTAACGACGTAAAAAAATTCAAAACGGACCCGAAAATCAACGATCTGATCAGACAGGCGCAATGCATCGGCTGTTTCTATGTGGAATCACCGGCCATGCGGATGCTTTTGAAAAAGCTGGAAGTGGACAATTACCTGGGACTGGTCGCCGCCAGTTCGATTATACGGCCGGGAGTCGCCAAAAGTGGTATGATGCGCGAATACATTCTCCGCCACCGGCATCCCGAAAGACGTAACGAAGCCCATCCGCGCCTGCTCGAACTGATGGAAGAAACGTATGGCATCATGGTTTACCAGGAAGACGTAATCAAGGTTGCGCATTATTTTGCGGGCCTGACGTTAGGCGAAGCCGATGTGATCCGGCGGGGCATGAGCGGAAAATTCCGGGGACGGGAGGAATTCGAGCGTGTGAAGAAAAAGTATTTCAAAAACTGCCGGAGCAAAGGTTACGACGAGACGATGACCATGGAAGTCTGGAACCAGATCGCCAGTTTCGCGGGCTTCGCGTTCGCCAAAGGACATTCGGCTTCCTATGCCGTGGAAAGTTACCAGACCTTGTTCCTTAAAGCGTATTTTCCGCTGGAATTTTTAGTAGCCGTGCTTAATAACGGCGGCGGTTTTTACGCCCCCGAACTGTACATTCATGAGGCCCGTATGCTTGGCGCCCTCGTACACGCGCCCTGCGTGAACCACAGCGACGCGCACGCGACAATCGAAGGCAACGAGATATATCTCGGTATGCAATTCCTGAATGACCTCGAAGCCAGAACGATCGAGCGGATCCTCTCCGCGCGCAGGCAGGACGGCCCGTTTACGTCGTTGAATGATTTTCTCGACCGCGTACCGATTTCCATTGAACAACTTACCATCCTGATCCGGATCGACGCGTTCCGTTTTACCGGGATTGGCAAGAAAACGCTACTTTGGAAAGCGCATTTTCGGCTAAGCACCACACCGGTAAAGGTCCCGCAAAAGCAATTGTTCCACACGGAGATCAAGGATTTCGAACTGCCCGAATTCCATTCCTCCATTCTCGACGACGCCTATGACCAGATCGAGCTGCTCGGCTTTCCGCTTTGCAGCCCTTTTAACCTCCTGAAAAACCCGCTCCCCAAAAGCGTCATGTCACGCGATCTGCACCATTATGTGAATCAGGAGGTGGTGCAATACGGCTATTTGGTAGCGCTAAAAAATACCCGCACAGCCCGGGGCGAATCGATGCAGTTCGGCACGTTTCTGGATTACGAGGGGCAATTTATCGATACCGTTCACTTTCCCACGGCAGCCGCGAGAGTGAATGCGTCGGTCAAGGGAGTTTACAAAATCCGGGGTATAGTAACGGAAGAGTTCGGCTTTCTCACTGTGGAAGTGTCCGAAATTACCCGCGTGGAATCTGCGGCGCGTTAA
- a CDS encoding GyrI-like domain-containing protein — protein sequence MEKLDLTKHFKSYYTAKSKPELQYIEKARYLSIQGKGDPSGEEFMQKIQALYPVAYALKFAFKAKNRDFVVAKLEGLWWYDESRFTGVSIADSPTTIPRSEWEYRLLIRIPDYVTENDVESAVAATFATKGLPAVGEVSFFEMTEGKVAQMLHTGPFDTEVKTLEKLGAFMSERGLSKNGLHHEIYLSDFRKTAPEKLKTILREPIK from the coding sequence ATGGAGAAACTGGATCTCACCAAACATTTCAAAAGTTATTACACCGCAAAAAGCAAACCGGAATTGCAGTATATCGAAAAGGCGCGCTATCTGTCCATTCAGGGAAAGGGCGATCCGTCGGGCGAGGAGTTTATGCAAAAAATACAGGCATTGTATCCGGTTGCCTACGCTTTGAAATTTGCATTCAAAGCCAAAAACAGGGATTTCGTCGTCGCTAAACTCGAAGGTTTATGGTGGTACGACGAAAGCCGTTTCACGGGGGTGTCTATCGCCGACTCGCCCACCACGATCCCGCGCAGCGAGTGGGAATACCGCCTGCTGATCCGCATTCCGGATTATGTGACGGAAAACGACGTCGAATCCGCGGTCGCAGCCACTTTTGCCACGAAGGGCCTGCCGGCGGTCGGAGAGGTTTCGTTTTTTGAAATGACGGAAGGAAAAGTGGCCCAGATGTTACACACCGGCCCATTCGATACCGAAGTGAAAACGCTCGAAAAACTCGGCGCATTCATGTCCGAACGTGGGCTTTCAAAAAACGGGCTGCACCATGAAATTTACCTTTCGGACTTCCGGAAAACGGCGCCGGAGAAGTTGAAAACCATTCTGCGGGAGCCCATTAAATAG
- a CDS encoding insulinase family protein encodes MKKAFIAFCLAGWGFISVAAAQNLSSQKIPLDPGVKTGKLKNGITYYIRKNAEPKNRAELRLAVKAGSVLETDAQQGLAHFMEHMNFNGTTHFPKNELVNFLQKTGVRFGADLNAYTGFDETVYMLPIPTDSAGLLEKGIQVLEDWAHGALLDPSEIEKERGVVLEESRMGRGAQQRMRDKFLKVILNNSRYAERLPIGKDSILKSFKPETIKAFYQDWYRPDLMAVIAVGDFDVAKVESLISQKFGSIKPPVNPKKRTRYEIPLDGSTKVAIVTDPEYPQNLIQLIYKLPDSQEKTLQDVRDNFAQELYNAMMGQRIQELTQKADPPFLYGVTEYGDFLGNLDSYTSMALAKDAASMKRALTTLLEENARVQKFGFTQPELDRAKKDFYNGIEEYYKERDKTKSANHVQEYLNHFLHDKPFMGAEAYFEFVKKHLDGVTLAEVNGLAKKYISDKNRAVVIMGPEKSKDALPTEAEIRTLLNEAGKDVTAYVDDVVDAPLLKAEPTPGKITAEKTLEKLGVTELTLSNGVKVLLKPTDFKNDEILIKATAKGGYSLFPGERETGIFTSYLVQSGGVGPYNQTQLQKYLAGKTASAGPYLSELTEGVGGNTNPKDLETTLQLIYAYFTEPRKDADVVAGILANQRAYLENMQKTLTPEKVFSDSLNAVLTSHNPKRQPLKPESIDKVSLDRAFEIYKNRFADASDFVFTIVGAFKPEAIKPLIEKYLGSLPSTDRDDTFNHPNIFPPKGRIEKVVYKGLEPKSRVTLVSSGEYDYNPENNIQIEALQEILQIKLIESLREEESGVYGVSVSEGTDKFPTGHYRFSIGFGCAPENVDKLVKRAQEEINKIKTNGADPKDIEKFVAETQRKTETALKTNGFWLDYLDDNTFLGDDLNEIFEQDRLLKSVTVASTKAAAQKYFNDDNFIKVVLMPEKK; translated from the coding sequence ATGAAAAAGGCGTTCATAGCATTTTGCTTGGCCGGATGGGGTTTCATTTCCGTTGCAGCAGCGCAGAATTTGAGCTCTCAAAAAATCCCTCTCGATCCCGGTGTAAAGACCGGAAAACTAAAAAACGGAATCACTTACTACATCAGGAAAAATGCGGAACCGAAGAACCGGGCCGAGCTCCGGCTGGCCGTAAAAGCGGGTTCGGTATTGGAAACGGATGCCCAGCAGGGGCTGGCGCATTTCATGGAGCACATGAATTTCAACGGCACGACGCATTTTCCCAAAAATGAACTCGTCAATTTCCTGCAAAAGACCGGTGTGCGCTTCGGCGCCGATCTGAATGCCTATACCGGTTTTGACGAGACCGTTTACATGCTGCCGATACCTACAGACTCGGCGGGGCTGCTTGAGAAAGGCATCCAGGTTTTGGAAGACTGGGCGCACGGCGCATTGCTCGATCCGTCGGAAATTGAAAAAGAGCGTGGCGTGGTGCTGGAAGAGTCGCGTATGGGGCGTGGCGCGCAACAACGCATGCGCGACAAATTTCTGAAAGTGATCCTGAACAACTCGCGTTATGCGGAAAGGTTGCCGATCGGAAAAGACAGCATTCTGAAAAGTTTCAAACCCGAAACTATCAAAGCTTTTTATCAGGATTGGTACCGCCCGGACCTGATGGCCGTAATTGCCGTAGGCGATTTCGACGTAGCGAAGGTGGAAAGCCTTATTTCCCAGAAATTTGGCTCCATTAAACCGCCCGTTAACCCTAAAAAACGTACCCGCTACGAAATTCCACTGGATGGCTCCACCAAAGTGGCGATTGTTACCGATCCCGAATACCCCCAGAACCTGATCCAGCTCATTTACAAACTACCCGACAGCCAGGAGAAAACCTTGCAGGATGTGCGGGATAATTTTGCGCAGGAACTTTACAATGCGATGATGGGACAGCGGATTCAGGAGCTTACCCAAAAGGCCGACCCGCCGTTCCTTTACGGCGTGACCGAGTATGGCGATTTCCTGGGAAACCTGGATTCCTACACTTCGATGGCCCTGGCGAAAGACGCTGCTTCCATGAAAAGGGCCTTGACCACTTTGCTGGAAGAGAATGCGCGGGTTCAGAAATTCGGATTCACACAGCCTGAACTCGACCGCGCGAAGAAGGATTTTTATAATGGCATCGAAGAGTATTACAAAGAGAGGGACAAGACCAAATCGGCGAACCATGTGCAGGAATACCTCAACCATTTCCTTCACGACAAGCCATTTATGGGTGCCGAGGCTTATTTTGAATTCGTGAAAAAACACCTCGATGGCGTGACCCTGGCGGAAGTGAATGGCCTGGCTAAAAAATACATTAGCGACAAAAACAGGGCTGTGGTGATTATGGGTCCTGAAAAAAGCAAGGACGCATTGCCCACCGAGGCGGAAATCCGCACGTTACTGAACGAAGCGGGTAAGGACGTAACCGCCTATGTCGACGACGTGGTGGACGCTCCCCTGCTCAAAGCAGAGCCGACTCCCGGGAAAATCACAGCCGAAAAAACGCTGGAAAAACTTGGGGTGACGGAATTGACCCTTTCGAACGGCGTAAAAGTGCTTTTAAAACCTACGGATTTCAAAAACGATGAAATCCTGATCAAGGCAACGGCGAAAGGTGGCTATTCCCTCTTTCCAGGTGAACGCGAAACAGGCATTTTCACGAGTTATCTCGTTCAGTCGGGCGGTGTGGGGCCTTACAACCAGACGCAGCTGCAAAAGTACCTGGCGGGTAAAACAGCCAGTGCCGGCCCATATTTGAGCGAACTTACTGAGGGAGTTGGGGGAAACACCAACCCTAAGGATCTCGAAACGACATTGCAGCTTATATACGCTTATTTCACGGAGCCCCGCAAAGATGCCGATGTGGTGGCGGGCATTCTCGCCAACCAGAGGGCCTACCTTGAAAATATGCAAAAAACCCTGACTCCGGAGAAAGTGTTTTCCGACTCGCTGAATGCCGTGCTTACGAGCCACAATCCGAAACGCCAACCGCTGAAACCGGAGAGCATTGATAAAGTAAGCCTCGACCGTGCATTTGAAATTTACAAAAACCGCTTTGCCGATGCTTCGGATTTCGTTTTCACGATCGTGGGCGCGTTCAAGCCGGAGGCGATTAAGCCATTGATCGAAAAATACCTCGGCAGCCTGCCGTCGACAGACCGCGACGATACTTTTAACCATCCGAATATTTTCCCGCCAAAGGGGCGTATCGAAAAGGTGGTTTATAAAGGCCTCGAACCCAAAAGCAGGGTAACGTTGGTTTCGAGCGGGGAATACGACTACAACCCGGAAAACAATATCCAGATCGAGGCATTGCAGGAGATTTTGCAAATCAAACTAATCGAATCGCTGCGTGAGGAAGAGAGTGGCGTGTACGGTGTAAGCGTTTCCGAGGGCACCGATAAATTCCCGACCGGCCATTACCGGTTCTCCATTGGCTTCGGCTGTGCTCCCGAGAATGTGGACAAACTGGTGAAAAGGGCGCAGGAAGAAATCAACAAGATCAAAACTAACGGAGCGGACCCCAAGGATATCGAGAAATTTGTAGCGGAAACGCAGCGCAAAACGGAAACCGCACTCAAAACGAACGGTTTTTGGCTCGACTACCTGGACGACAACACATTCCTCGGCGACGATCTGAATGAAATATTCGAACAGGACCGGTTACTCAAATCGGTGACTGTAGCGAGCACCAAAGCTGCGGCACAGAAATACTTCAATGACGACAATTTCATCAAAGTGGTGCTGATGCCTGAGAAAAAATAG
- a CDS encoding DUF3820 family protein, with amino-acid sequence MQELTHPNSEILKDLINYKMPFGKYKDHVIADLPVSYLEWFYREGFPSGKLGMLLGTMLEIKMNGLEFLIQGLRKVA; translated from the coding sequence ATGCAAGAGTTAACACATCCGAACAGCGAGATCCTCAAAGATCTGATCAACTACAAAATGCCTTTCGGCAAATACAAGGACCATGTCATAGCAGACTTGCCCGTTTCCTACCTCGAGTGGTTCTACCGCGAAGGGTTTCCATCCGGCAAGCTGGGTATGCTGCTGGGTACCATGCTGGAAATCAAGATGAACGGCCTCGAATTCCTGATTCAGGGGTTACGGAAGGTGGCCTAA